One Oryza glaberrima chromosome 11, OglaRS2, whole genome shotgun sequence genomic region harbors:
- the LOC127753793 gene encoding uncharacterized protein LOC127753793 isoform X2 has protein sequence MGSALLPTLRRKPEVDAAIRDTLDKVLVLRFGRADDAACLHLDDILAKSSWDISRFAMVALVDMDSEEMQVYIDYFDITLVPATIFFFNAQHMKMDSGTPDHTKWIGSFSSKQDFIDVVERGYPNSSSFSRMFEQGKCSSHAHAKRVFWS, from the exons ATGGGATCGGCGCTGCTGCCGACGCTGCGGCGGAAGCCGGAGGTGGACGCCGCCATCCGCGACACGCTCGACAAGGTCCTCGTCCTCCGCTTcggccgcgccgacgacgccgcctgcCTCCACCTCGACGACATC CTCGCTAAATCTTCTTGGGACATATCAAGGTTTGCGATGGTAGCATTGGTCGATATGGATTCTGAGGAGATGCAAGTCTACATTGACTATTTCGATATCACTTTGGTTCCAGCtaccatttttttcttcaatgcCCAACACATGAAGATGGACTCAGG GACACCTGATCACACAAAATGGATTGGCTCTTTCAGCAGCAAGCAAGATTTCATTGATGTAGTTGAG AGAGGATACCCAAATTCCAGCTCCTTTTCAAGGATGTTTGAGCAAGGAAAGTGCTCATCACATGCGCATGCTAAAAGAGTGTTTTGGTCATG A
- the LOC127753793 gene encoding uncharacterized protein LOC127753793 isoform X1 — MGSALLPTLRRKPEVDAAIRDTLDKVLVLRFGRADDAACLHLDDILAKSSWDISRFAMVALVDMDSEEMQVYIDYFDITLVPATIFFFNAQHMKMDSGTPDHTKWIGSFSSKQDFIDVVEAIFRGAMKGKLIVSCPLPPERIPKFQLLFKDV, encoded by the exons ATGGGATCGGCGCTGCTGCCGACGCTGCGGCGGAAGCCGGAGGTGGACGCCGCCATCCGCGACACGCTCGACAAGGTCCTCGTCCTCCGCTTcggccgcgccgacgacgccgcctgcCTCCACCTCGACGACATC CTCGCTAAATCTTCTTGGGACATATCAAGGTTTGCGATGGTAGCATTGGTCGATATGGATTCTGAGGAGATGCAAGTCTACATTGACTATTTCGATATCACTTTGGTTCCAGCtaccatttttttcttcaatgcCCAACACATGAAGATGGACTCAGG GACACCTGATCACACAAAATGGATTGGCTCTTTCAGCAGCAAGCAAGATTTCATTGATGTAGTTGAG GCAATATTTAGGGGTGCGATGAAAGGTAAACTGATTGTTTCTTGCCCACTTCCACCAGAGAGGATACCCAAATTCCAGCTCCTTTTCAAGGATGTTTGA